The following nucleotide sequence is from Methylocella sp..
CCAAGCGGATGAATGAAATGACTGGAAATGACGCTCTGCCTCCCGTCATGGTTCAGATGGGCGAGTTGGCGGCCTTGGTTTCGATTGTCGAGACGATGCTTGAGGCGCAGGAAACTAAAGCGACGATCGACGACAAGGGCGTCGTCTGGCCGTGCAAACAAGCTCTCTATGCGGTCATGTCCCTGCAATCGGAAATCAATCCGCGCATGGTGGAGATCGTCCGCGAATTGACAGGTGCAGCAATGCTCACGCTCCCGTCTTCTATCAAAGACCTCGATAGCGATCTGACATCACCGGATATCGAACGCTTTATGGGGTCGGATTCGACAGGCGCCCGCGAAAGGATTGCGCTGATGCGAATGGCATGGGACTTTATTGGCTCCGAATTCGGCAGCCGTCACCAACAATATGAGAAATTCTATGGTGGAGCGTCCTTCCTCGTGAAGCAGAACATGTTTCGCAGCTTTGACTTTAAACGCGCCACGGCGCTCGTCGACAGGGCGCTTGCGCTTCCAGCGTAGCTTTGTTCCCGCCGCCACAGCATTCTGGATTGAGCGAGACAATGAGTTCATCGGATGCGCTCCCGCTAGTCTCAGCCCGCGATTTCCGCGATGCTGTGGGCCTTTTCCCGACGGGCGTTGCGATCGTCACTGCGACTAGCGCTTCGGGCGATCGGCTTGGGGCGACCGTCAGCTCCTTCTCCTCCGTCTCGCTTGAGCCTCCCCTTGTCTCCTTTAACCTTTCAAAGGCGGCGAAGTCGTTCGACGAATGGGCGTCCGCAGCCTGCTTTGCAGTCAACCTTCTGTCGGAAAATCAAGACGACCTATCAACGAGATTCGCTCGCTCGATGACCGACAAGTGGGGTGGCATAACGCCGCTGCAAGGGAAGATGATTGAAGCGCCCCTCCTTGAGGGAGCCCTGGCGTGGCTTGAATGCAGCAAATTCGCGCAATATGAAGGAGGTGACCACCTCATAATATTAGGTCGCATTCTCATACTGACGCGCAATCAACGGGCGAGCGAGAGGCCGCTCGTATTCTTCAAGAGTCGCTATCACCGCCTGGATGCCGACCGCGCAAGGCTTCAAGAAAACGCAATGTGGCTGCACGGCTGGTGACAATTCGGAGGAGCCTTTGACTCAGCCGGCTCCGCCCAGAGCGATGCGCGTCACCAGCCAAACCTCGTTGTTGAACCGCTCGTCCGGTGAAATCACCTGACCAAATCTTCCCTCACAACGAGAAAATCATGCACTCAGTCGCTGTGCAGCGTCGGGGGTGGCCATGACCTCATCTGCGTTCATAGATCGGATACTCGGCTGGCGCGCCGCGCCTCGGTTATCCTATTTTGCGGACGCAGCCGGTGCCCTCGCCGTAAAGCGTAGGAAACAGGTGTACATGGAACGATGCGCGTCATGCCGTGGCGTATCTCCACGAAAAGCCGTCGTGGCCGCCAAACGCTTTCCTACGATACACTTTCCTACGATTTTACAGAGGCTCACCAACGAGATGCGATTCTGCACGACGTAATCGTACGCCCCGGCATCAGGGGCTTGGCCCCTCGACGAAGGAAGCGTTTACATTCTCACAGGATTTCGGTTGTTTTACCGGATTTTGATTAAGTTGATTATTTGATTAAATCATTGGTTCTTTGGGGAAAAAATCTCTGCGTTAGGGAGTGTCCGGTCGATAGGTGATGCGCCGCGCCTCTAAACAAACCCCCTACCCGCCGCACGCTGCGCCTGAGAATCGGGGTGACGGCAGGTAACGGCAGGTCCTCCCGTTTGGGACGTATCGCGCGCCCGCGCATTCGCGCGCGCGTGAACGGCTGAAACAGAAACGCCTGCCGTTACCTGCCGTCAATACAGGTCGCAGTGTTCGCCCCGCTCGGTAAGCTTCAATCGCACCCCCAAGAAAGTGCGCGTGCCGTCACGGTCCTTGCTCGGCTGGAATCCTCGGTTTTCAAGTTTTTCAAACAGCTGTTTTTGGCTGCCGACGAACTCGCCGCCGCGTTCGGCCCACGCCTTCCAGCTGGCGAACAATTGCGCCCTGGGCGTTCGATAATTAGCGTTCAGCTCACAGCACTCGTCGAGCCATGTCGCCAAGGTATCCTCGGCCTCCAAATAGTCGTTGGTCGCGCCACTCACAGCCGCTGGCCGATCGAGGCCTTCCTCACACCATTTCCGCGCGCCTTCGATCGCCCATGCGAGAATTCCGCACCATTCTTCCTTGAGCTTTTCCGGCAAACGCCGGTCTTGTTCATCCTGAGGGATCGACACCGCGAAAGGAATCAAGTGAAACCGACGCCGGATGCTTTCGTCGACGCCGCGTAAGCCCGGCTTATGATTGCCCGTCACAAACAATTTGAATGTTGGCGCGAAGTCGAAAAAATCCTGGCGCATGAACCGCGCCGAAATCGGATCGCCGCCAGTCAGCGCTTTCACCTTGGCTTCCGCCCACTTTCGGCCTTCCTCGGTTTCACTTGCCGAGACAAAGCGGGCGCCCGCAAACCCGGCGAGATCGGTCGGATGACCCGACTGATGCGTAGCGACAAAGGTTTCCATTGGGGCGATGCGTGCATAGCTCCCCAGAATTCCGTTCATCGCCCCGAGCAAAACGCCCTTGCCATTTCCGCCGGTTCCAAAGCCGAAGAAAAGCGCATGCTCGCGAATCGAGCCGGTCAGACAGTAGCCAAACATCTTTTGAATGTAGTCGATCAATTCCTGATCTTTATCGAATATCTGATCGAGGAACGCCAAGAATTTGGGACAGTCTCCGCCGGGGCCCACGGCGGTCGTTTTCATGCAGAAGTCATCCAGACGATGCGGCCGGATTGAGCCGCTCTTAAGATCCACGACTCCCTCCGGCGTGTTTAGCGCCCAAATGTCGGAATCCCACTGCTCGGTCGTCGCTGCGAGCCGGCGGTCCGATCGCGCCAGGGTCTCGATCGCTGCAATTGATCGTTTGGCGCATAAGCGCGTCCGAACCCCAGGCTTTGCGTTTTCAGTCGCCAGTCGGACCTGCTTGCGAATGCGGTCAAAAATCAACAGCGTTTTCTCAGGTTGCCACCGGCCGCCGCTGTAGACCATCCACCGGCTCCAGCTGGCCACGTAGCGAAAATGCGCGCCGTGCTCGGCGAAAAGCAAAGCCTGCCCATCCTCGGTCAGTGCGCCCGAACTCGCGACCTCGACGTTCACGTCGCGATGCGCCCTCCGCGCCGCGGCGTCTGCTTCGGGGGCGTCAGCGTCATCCAAGTCGGTTATTCCGACGATGGGCTGCGTCTTCTCCGCATTCATGCGGAAGGAAGACGCGTCACCGTGGCCCTCCGGCGAAGTTCCGGGAAACGAGCGAATTGTTATGCCGTCCAGTCTCCCCGGAGCCGGAGCGCGATTATTGCCTGGAAGAAATTGTGGAATTTCTGGATCGCTCATCTGCCGCCTCCGCCGGGCTGAGCCGTTACGTGATGAAGGTCCATGATCTCGTTAATAAGGAGCGCCGTCGCTCTCATCCCTTCGACGGCGTGGCTGGCGTGATGCGATGCCGCCTCGTCGTCGTTGATCTCGAGCGAGCCAAGCATCAGTTTTATGTGAGCCATGCAAAGGGAGCCGATCCGCCAGGCGCTGTCCCTTGACAGCGCGAGGCGTTGTTCCTCGGTTGGCGATCCCGGTTCGGCGCGGGGTACGGTTCTTTCAGTCAGATCCAAGGCGCACCTCAAGCCCCTGCGGCATCTCCGCGCTTTCGACGACTTGGAAAAGTGCGCGCGACGCTATCGGTTCTCCCGTCATTGCAGGGTACCGTTCTGTCCCAACTCTGCTCACCAAAAGGGGTAAGCTAGGGCGGCGTTTGCCGATCAAGTTGGTCCAATCAACCTCGAACCTTTCGCGCGTCTCGACGATGAGGACGTGCTGTCGCAGCATCGCGGCGCCTGCCGCGGCGGCGGCGTAAAGCGCGACGGCCGGCGCTGACGATATGACGGCAGCCGCACCGATTTTGTCCAAAACAGCCTCGACAGATTTCCGATGAAACGCAGTCAAGCCAAGCGCCGCGTCGCGATCGTCGCCAAAAAGGACAACCGTCGGCCAATCGAATTTAGGAGCAAATGCTCCGGCGTTCTGGAGGACCGTCACAAATGAGATTTTCTCATCGCGGACGCCGGCGTAAATTGGGAGCAAATGCGGCGCGTGGGAACGGCAGAACTCGATCGCTGCATCAAGCTGTCGCCGCCAGCAACGATCACGGAGTGCGCTTGCATCGCTCATCGCGCATTCTCCGAAGTGCTGCGTCGCCGCGAGCTACTTATCCAAGCTTCGATGTCAGCCAAATCATAGCGAACCGAGCGTCCTAATTTTAAATAGGCTGGTCCCGTGCCGCTCAGGCGCATTTTATCGAGGGTGTTTTTCCTCAGCCCGCACATTTGCGCGGCCGCGATGGTGGTGAGTAATAGCCGCACGTGTTCCGTTGGTTTCATTGTCGCCGCTCTTCTTCAAAGAGATCTCGCAATGCGAGAGCGGCTGTCAGATTGACGACGATTTCTGCGGGGTAAACAACCGGCGTTGCTTTTGATGGCGATACTGTACTGTGTCGCCAAATTTAGCTGGAACGTTGTACGGTACCGCCAGTTTTCCCACGCGGCTTCCAGCCTTCTACAGTCGGCAATTGCTTGCGAATCGCCTCTCGCGCTTTCTCCAGCGATCCGTATGGGAGCCGTTGATCGAGCGCGGCAAGCGCGGCCTGCGTGCGCTCTGCGATTTCATTTGCGGTCCCGCAGGCATTTCCGTTGCGCTTCGGGTTTAGTTTCCACAATGCGTTTGCGTAAGTGGCAATGACGGGAAGGCGCTGCTTGGCGATCTTGTCTCTCGTGCTACGCCCGTTGGCCGTTTGTTGCCTTTTTGCCAGTTTTTGGCGGCGTTCCATGAAGGGGCTCGTCCGGCTTAAATTCCCAAGCATGTGGGCTGTAAGCATAACTGTTTCGAGATTCGAGAGAATGAGAGTTTGGGTATTAAGGTCAGGCCCCTGAGAAACATGATTGATGACCGCCAAGACAGCTTTGGAGAATTTTTCACAGCAATTCCTGAGTTTTTCTTTTTCATCTTCTGTCCCATTATTATCGGTGTACCATTGCGCTGCCTCAGCAACCATATCATACTTTAGTCGCGCTAATTTACTTCCCGCCCGGTTGCGATCGCCAAGGGCGCTACGTCGTTCAATCATCTGCCGCCCCTTCCGCCCTTTGCGTCGTCGCGTTTCCCTCTCTGGTGGCCGCGATGGTTGCGTTGATCGAATCGGCTGCGCGACCAAGAGGAATTGGAGGCGAAGTGGCTAGATCGAACAGTGGTTTGCATTTCAGTGTGAGCGAGGAGCTTGCCTCTGACCGGAAGTCCGAAACGACGCGCGGCGGATGCGAATGCGTGCCGCAAATCAGGCAGCCTCGCGCAATTCAACTCCGCCCGCTCACGCACGCCGGTCCAAACCTTATCAATGGCGACAAAAGGCGCGTCAGCAAGCGGCACTGCGATGACCTGGGGATTATCCGCAGGGCGCGGAAGTTCGCCCAGTATGGCCGTTGCCGGCCAGCTTATATAAATGATTTTCTCTCTGATTTTCTTGTCGAAAAGATGGAGCGCTCGCCACTTGAAATCGGCGCTCGACCATCGCAGGCTCATGATTTCGCTGCGGCGGCAACCCGTGAGCGCTAGAAGCCGAATCGCGGCTACATGTGAATAGTTCCCTCTGCGAGCGCGGAGCCATCACAGGACCTCGCCGGAGTCATAGGCGGAGGTAGACGAGTGCTTGCTGGCATTTATGAAGTCATTGAGATCGGCACGTCCATAGACAATTCGACCGGCGAATTTTACACATTTGGGCCTTTTCCCGTCAATCTATGCTTCCCAGCGAGGGTACACATAGGACGTACACATTGATATGTAACGCGCGGATAGCTAGCAGGTCGTTTGAAATTTGAGGCCATTGACACGCGCGCTCGCGCGGCCTCGACCTCTCTCCTATGCTTAGCGCAAAGCAGGGCTGCGATATCCACCCAGACGTTAAATTCTTCACGTCTGGACGGACCTGCTCTCCACGGAAAGTGTCGTCGCGATCTCGATGGCCTTATCGGCAGGGAAACCGGGTATAGCGCCTATATTTTATATCCGAGGGATGTGGGTAATGCCGGCCGGACCTAAAGACGACAAGCGTCCCGCCAGTGAAAATCGTCTTCAATGTCCGCGCGACCCGCTAGCGCTCGATCGCAACCGGTCAAGTCGAAGACAAGAACGAAGCCGGCAAACACGCCAGCGCCGCCAATCTGGGACGGCTAGGCGCGCTGCGCCAGCGAAGGGCGGTTCTTACAAAACCACCGCGCACTGACGGAAACTGTTGAATTTGCTAAGCCCCCGTACGACACCTACGCCCAGATAGGCGCTTCCACCCAAGAAAATCGCGATTTTATTCACGCCGGAGGCGGACAACAACGTTTTCGGAGACGTTCTCCCCCATCGCGACACTAATCGTTGCCCCTATGGACTCAACGGCGCGACGCATTGGATCGGCGTCAAGGTGCGCATAACGAGCGGTGGTGGCTGGCTGGCTGTGCCCGAGCAACTTCCCGATGATCGGCAGGCCAAGCGACGCGCCGGCGCCGACCGAGGCGAACGAATGGCGCAGATCGTGGATGCGCAAGCCCCCAAGCCCTGCGGCCTTGATAACTGCAGCCCACGGCCGCTTCAGGTCCGAGCGCGGCTCCCCCTCCCTATCGCCGGGGATGAGGTGCGGGTTTCCGGCGATCCGGGGCAGCGCGGCGAGCACGGCCAGCGCGGCGGCTGAGAGATAAATGGGCTTGGCCCCGGTCTTCGAGTCGGGCAGACGGATAACGCCTCGTTCGAAGTCGACGTATTCCCATCGAGCGTGCAAAATCTCGCGCAGCCGAGCGCCGGTCAAAATCAATAATCGGATTGCAGCGGCGGCAAACGGGTCGAGCACCGTGCGTCGGTTTTCAGACTTGGGGGCGTGGTTGGCCTTCGCCTTCGTCTCGTCGGGCGACCATTCGAGGCCGATCGTTTCGCCCTCCCGCAAGACGTCGCCTAGCCGAGCGAGCTCGGCGATGGACATGTACCGCTCTCGCGCACTCTCAGCATAGCGCTGCACGCGGATCGCGGGATTGAGATGGCCGTCCGGCAGCAGCTGTCGATCGACGCCCCAAGAAAAGCATTTCGAGAGGGTCGCAAGGAAGCGATTGGCGGTGAATGGTGTTTCAGCCAGATTCGCGTGCATTTTTGCGACCTGGGCCCGAGTCAGGCTTTCAGCTTTGGCCAAACCGTGCTGCCGCCGTAGTATTTCCAGCGATGCGACATATCCTTGTGCCGTCCGCGGCTTGCATTTGGTGGCGATGTGCTCGGCCGCGAATGCATCGATCAAGTCTGAGATCGTCAGCGCCCTGCGGCGTTCGTCCTTCTCCGCCTGCGGATCGCGTCCATGGCGCACGGTAGAGAGCGCTTCCGTTGCAGCCTTGCGCGCCTGGTCGGGCGTGAGCGGGCCATACGCGCCGATCGTGAGCCGCTTCTTCGCAATTGCGCGGCCGCCGCCGTGCGGCCGGTACTCGACGACGAAAGTTTTTATGCCGCTGGGCGCGACGCGCAGTCCAAATCCAGCCAGCTTTCCGTCAAAGACGATATAGGACTTTTCACGAGGGGCGAGGGCGTCGATCGTGCGCTTAGTAAGGCCTTTAGTCATTGTCGCCACCGTGTCGCCACCAGAAAAGAAACCGTGGGTAGCTATGCGAAACAATATCGCATATGAATCGCAGTAACTACAGGGAGAAGTGATACACAATGAAATAAAAAGAAACTGA
It contains:
- a CDS encoding phage/plasmid primase, P4 family, producing the protein MSDPEIPQFLPGNNRAPAPGRLDGITIRSFPGTSPEGHGDASSFRMNAEKTQPIVGITDLDDADAPEADAAARRAHRDVNVEVASSGALTEDGQALLFAEHGAHFRYVASWSRWMVYSGGRWQPEKTLLIFDRIRKQVRLATENAKPGVRTRLCAKRSIAAIETLARSDRRLAATTEQWDSDIWALNTPEGVVDLKSGSIRPHRLDDFCMKTTAVGPGGDCPKFLAFLDQIFDKDQELIDYIQKMFGYCLTGSIREHALFFGFGTGGNGKGVLLGAMNGILGSYARIAPMETFVATHQSGHPTDLAGFAGARFVSASETEEGRKWAEAKVKALTGGDPISARFMRQDFFDFAPTFKLFVTGNHKPGLRGVDESIRRRFHLIPFAVSIPQDEQDRRLPEKLKEEWCGILAWAIEGARKWCEEGLDRPAAVSGATNDYLEAEDTLATWLDECCELNANYRTPRAQLFASWKAWAERGGEFVGSQKQLFEKLENRGFQPSKDRDGTRTFLGVRLKLTERGEHCDLY
- a CDS encoding site-specific integrase is translated as MTKGLTKRTIDALAPREKSYIVFDGKLAGFGLRVAPSGIKTFVVEYRPHGGGRAIAKKRLTIGAYGPLTPDQARKAATEALSTVRHGRDPQAEKDERRRALTISDLIDAFAAEHIATKCKPRTAQGYVASLEILRRQHGLAKAESLTRAQVAKMHANLAETPFTANRFLATLSKCFSWGVDRQLLPDGHLNPAIRVQRYAESARERYMSIAELARLGDVLREGETIGLEWSPDETKAKANHAPKSENRRTVLDPFAAAAIRLLILTGARLREILHARWEYVDFERGVIRLPDSKTGAKPIYLSAAALAVLAALPRIAGNPHLIPGDREGEPRSDLKRPWAAVIKAAGLGGLRIHDLRHSFASVGAGASLGLPIIGKLLGHSQPATTARYAHLDADPMRRAVESIGATISVAMGENVSENVVVRLRRE
- a CDS encoding flavin reductase family protein: MSSSDALPLVSARDFRDAVGLFPTGVAIVTATSASGDRLGATVSSFSSVSLEPPLVSFNLSKAAKSFDEWASAACFAVNLLSENQDDLSTRFARSMTDKWGGITPLQGKMIEAPLLEGALAWLECSKFAQYEGGDHLIILGRILILTRNQRASERPLVFFKSRYHRLDADRARLQENAMWLHGW
- a CDS encoding helix-turn-helix domain-containing protein; this encodes MKPTEHVRLLLTTIAAAQMCGLRKNTLDKMRLSGTGPAYLKLGRSVRYDLADIEAWISSSRRRSTSENAR